The following are from one region of the Stenotrophomonas lactitubi genome:
- a CDS encoding GNAT family N-acetyltransferase: MIDIPLLETPRLRLRAQRLDDFPVYAAFLASPRARGMGGPFGEVAAWGQFCHDLASWHLFGHGALMIERRDTGECIGQVGINHGPLFPEQELGWLLYAGQEGQGFASEAAAALRDWAFVVRCLPTLVSYMAADNHASQAVAVRLGGVLDGAAVRSDPDDLVFRYPR; the protein is encoded by the coding sequence ATGATCGACATTCCGCTGCTGGAAACCCCCCGCCTGCGCCTGCGCGCGCAGCGCCTGGACGACTTCCCCGTGTATGCCGCATTCCTGGCCTCGCCCCGCGCACGCGGCATGGGTGGGCCATTTGGTGAGGTTGCCGCGTGGGGACAGTTCTGCCACGACCTGGCCAGCTGGCATCTGTTCGGGCACGGCGCGTTGATGATCGAGCGCCGCGATACGGGCGAGTGCATCGGCCAGGTTGGCATCAACCATGGCCCGCTGTTCCCGGAACAGGAACTGGGCTGGTTGCTGTATGCCGGGCAGGAAGGGCAGGGTTTCGCCAGCGAAGCCGCTGCGGCGTTGCGTGATTGGGCGTTCGTGGTGCGTTGCCTGCCGACCCTGGTCAGCTACATGGCAGCGGACAACCACGCCTCGCAGGCTGTGGCGGTTCGCCTTGGCGGTGTGCTGGATGGGGCGGCGGTGCGCAGCGATCCGGACGATCTGGTGTTCCGCTATCCGCGTTGA
- a CDS encoding pyridoxamine 5'-phosphate oxidase family protein, with product MTTLTLPELAKKMAGIDFTMLQTHAGGQIAGRPMSNNGDVDYDGDSWFFTMEETDMVREISADPNVALGLTGSKSLLGKPPLFVHVQGRAALVRDRGTMAQHWVKDLERWFEQGVDTPGLVLIHVHASRIHYWDGEDEGEIVV from the coding sequence ATGACCACGCTCACCCTGCCCGAACTGGCCAAGAAGATGGCCGGCATCGATTTCACCATGCTGCAGACTCATGCCGGTGGCCAGATCGCTGGGCGCCCGATGAGCAACAACGGCGATGTGGACTACGACGGCGACAGCTGGTTCTTCACCATGGAAGAGACCGACATGGTGCGCGAGATCAGCGCCGACCCGAACGTGGCGCTGGGTCTTACCGGCAGCAAGTCACTGCTGGGCAAGCCGCCGCTGTTCGTGCACGTGCAGGGCAGGGCAGCGCTGGTCCGCGATCGCGGCACGATGGCCCAGCACTGGGTGAAGGACCTGGAGCGGTGGTTCGAACAGGGTGTCGACACGCCAGGGCTGGTGCTGATCCACGTGCACGCCAGCCGCATCCACTACTGGGATGGCGAGGACGAGGGCGAAATCGTGGTCTGA
- a CDS encoding DUF2867 domain-containing protein: MPGSTRTSRSFPSIQLPAQDGGGPVEVTLIAQLGIGAGDALVSDASQRQRHHPAFIDALDEPSARLGGMHLQHGDASSLYSFVVGAGGHPFHRHAGPRMFTAIAGSAGAELRFASASDGQLADDPAHFLRSLRRVRIPPDCLFTVRFGGGTWHQFASNSPAHPALFALSCHSNELAGAMSEQARAQAQANAADIPSLTDVLPAAHWPTATTLAATPLLQLSLQAAAPSLRARLCAQTRTLLGPLRRLSLEPLRGFVERATPAYPVCSSAAPTQGMLASALPHSHYNDTTTLALHGGQTGHRSASALLADVLDGFLRNPPAGVGRLMALRNRLVAPLRLRTSPLGCPVSSLLSSDRSRVFGGRFPVLDAQVDAEDRCAEVLLGADDRHLCFRSSVRVQFNEDGQVEISLGSRVQTLNAFGRFYMAMIDSAHRHYVAPALLRRAVEHALAPELAAWSGEPAHS; this comes from the coding sequence ATGCCCGGTTCGACCCGCACCAGCCGTTCGTTCCCGAGTATCCAGCTTCCGGCACAGGACGGCGGTGGCCCGGTGGAAGTCACTCTGATCGCGCAGCTCGGCATCGGTGCCGGCGATGCGCTGGTGAGCGATGCCAGCCAGCGCCAGCGCCACCACCCCGCTTTCATCGATGCACTGGACGAGCCTTCAGCGCGGCTGGGTGGCATGCACCTGCAGCACGGCGATGCGTCGTCGCTGTACAGCTTCGTGGTGGGTGCCGGTGGCCATCCCTTCCATCGTCATGCCGGGCCGCGCATGTTCACCGCCATCGCCGGCAGTGCGGGTGCCGAACTACGGTTTGCCAGCGCGTCCGATGGGCAGCTGGCGGACGATCCCGCACACTTCCTGCGGTCACTGCGTCGTGTCCGCATCCCACCGGATTGCCTGTTCACCGTGCGCTTTGGCGGCGGCACCTGGCACCAGTTCGCCTCGAACAGTCCGGCACACCCTGCGCTGTTCGCGCTCTCGTGCCACAGCAATGAACTGGCCGGGGCAATGAGCGAGCAGGCACGCGCACAGGCACAGGCCAATGCCGCAGACATCCCCAGCTTGACCGACGTGCTGCCTGCAGCGCACTGGCCCACCGCAACCACGCTGGCGGCCACACCGTTGCTGCAGTTGTCACTGCAGGCGGCAGCACCCAGCCTGCGCGCGCGCCTGTGCGCGCAGACGCGCACGTTGCTCGGGCCGCTGCGCCGCCTCAGCCTGGAGCCACTGCGCGGATTCGTGGAACGGGCGACGCCGGCGTACCCGGTCTGCAGCAGCGCGGCGCCCACGCAGGGGATGCTCGCCAGCGCACTGCCGCACAGTCACTACAACGACACGACCACGCTGGCGCTGCACGGCGGGCAGACCGGCCACCGCTCCGCCTCCGCACTGCTGGCCGACGTACTGGACGGATTCCTGCGCAACCCGCCAGCCGGCGTCGGCCGCTTGATGGCCCTGCGCAATCGCCTGGTTGCGCCGCTGCGCCTGCGCACCTCCCCGCTGGGCTGTCCGGTGTCGTCACTGCTGTCCAGCGACCGCAGCCGCGTCTTCGGTGGTCGTTTCCCGGTACTGGATGCGCAGGTGGATGCGGAAGACCGGTGTGCCGAAGTGCTGCTCGGTGCCGATGACCGCCATCTGTGCTTCCGCAGCAGCGTACGCGTGCAGTTCAACGAGGACGGCCAGGTCGAGATCAGCCTGGGCTCGCGCGTGCAGACGCTCAATGCGTTCGGTCGCTTCTACATGGCGATGATCGACAGCGCGCATCGGCATTACGTGGCCCCGGCCCTGCTGCGCCGCGCAGTGGAACATGCGCTGGCGCCGGAACTGGCAGCGTGGTCCGGCGAGCCTGCGCACTCCTGA
- a CDS encoding metalloregulator ArsR/SmtB family transcription factor — protein sequence MDRIFEALASTARRQILAYLSAGELSAGELAERFDFSKPALSSHLRILEDAGLIEREKRGQFVYFRQVPERLANTLFSWAAEVCPVGGPLKREARARRKTPAR from the coding sequence ATGGACCGCATCTTCGAAGCCCTGGCCTCCACCGCACGCCGGCAGATCCTGGCCTACCTCAGCGCCGGCGAGCTCAGCGCGGGCGAGCTGGCCGAGCGCTTCGATTTCAGCAAGCCGGCACTGTCCAGCCACCTGCGCATCCTGGAAGACGCCGGCCTGATCGAACGCGAGAAGCGCGGCCAGTTCGTGTACTTCCGGCAGGTGCCCGAGCGCCTGGCCAACACGCTGTTTTCCTGGGCCGCCGAAGTCTGTCCGGTCGGTGGCCCGCTGAAGCGCGAAGCGCGCGCACGCCGCAAGACACCCGCCCGCTGA
- a CDS encoding NMCC_0638 family (lipo)protein, producing MRPAPWLTAGLLLPIVVMAQPARAPKAPAQDPFSELFDTACMQHIGAPARLQSLMDANGLTPLQPAEAATLLQGQPGMAWMVPLASGRYAVSWADDGTCTVYAEKADPAVVQKGFARLMQAAPKPLQIRSLPSRGPLSGDQVAIQYGWATPGESKLRVRFRLVTRQAAEAGVQAMASATPGEAMREQAAPPASAPAR from the coding sequence ATGCGCCCTGCGCCCTGGCTGACGGCTGGCCTGCTGCTGCCGATCGTGGTGATGGCCCAGCCCGCGCGTGCGCCGAAGGCACCGGCGCAGGATCCCTTCAGCGAACTGTTCGACACCGCCTGCATGCAGCACATCGGCGCACCGGCGCGCCTGCAGTCGCTGATGGATGCCAACGGCCTGACCCCGCTGCAGCCGGCCGAGGCGGCCACGTTGCTGCAGGGCCAGCCGGGCATGGCGTGGATGGTGCCGTTGGCCAGTGGCCGCTATGCGGTCAGCTGGGCCGACGATGGCACCTGTACCGTGTATGCCGAGAAGGCCGACCCGGCAGTGGTGCAGAAGGGCTTCGCGCGGCTGATGCAGGCCGCGCCGAAACCGCTGCAGATCCGCTCGCTGCCCTCGCGCGGTCCATTGTCCGGCGACCAGGTGGCGATCCAGTACGGCTGGGCAACGCCGGGCGAGAGCAAGCTGCGCGTGCGCTTCCGGCTGGTTACCCGGCAGGCCGCCGAAGCGGGGGTGCAGGCGATGGCCTCGGCCACGCCGGGCGAAGCGATGCGCGAACAGGCCGCGCCGCCTGCATCCGCACCCGCCCGGTAA
- a CDS encoding DUF2975 domain-containing protein, which produces MCWLGILAALLAVPLVAYDRSWLLDSVHDAHAAAMHGSHLFLHFCVGLAAIVALLVLCLVFLRHLARLLRSAANERPFTHANAVRLQRMAWLMLAMEVLSIVIGLYASWMGPDFAWMEVGGGMSITGLVAVLMLFVLARVFTVGAAMRDDLDSVI; this is translated from the coding sequence ATGTGCTGGCTGGGCATCCTGGCCGCGCTGCTGGCAGTGCCGCTGGTGGCCTACGACCGCAGCTGGCTGCTGGACAGCGTGCACGATGCGCACGCGGCGGCCATGCACGGTTCGCATCTGTTCCTGCATTTCTGCGTGGGCCTTGCCGCCATCGTCGCGCTGCTGGTGCTGTGCCTGGTGTTCCTGCGCCACCTGGCGCGGCTGCTGCGGTCTGCGGCCAACGAGCGCCCCTTCACCCATGCCAATGCCGTGCGCCTGCAACGCATGGCCTGGCTGATGCTGGCGATGGAGGTGCTGTCGATCGTGATCGGGCTCTACGCCAGCTGGATGGGGCCGGACTTCGCCTGGATGGAGGTGGGCGGCGGCATGTCGATCACCGGCCTGGTCGCGGTGCTGATGCTGTTCGTGCTGGCGCGGGTGTTCACCGTCGGCGCAGCGATGCGCGACGATCTGGACAGCGTGATTTGA
- a CDS encoding helix-turn-helix domain-containing protein, with amino-acid sequence MAIIITLDRMLQQRGMTLSELAGRIDITLANLSILKTGKARAIRFSTLDAICRELQCSPGDLLGHDPTQAQDAD; translated from the coding sequence ATGGCGATCATCATCACCCTCGACCGCATGCTGCAGCAACGTGGCATGACCCTGTCCGAGCTGGCCGGGCGCATCGACATCACCCTGGCCAACCTGTCGATCCTGAAGACCGGCAAGGCACGTGCGATCCGCTTTTCCACGCTCGATGCGATCTGCCGCGAACTGCAATGCAGCCCCGGCGACCTGCTCGGGCATGACCCCACGCAGGCGCAGGATGCGGATTGA
- a CDS encoding TerC family protein translates to MEWLADPSIWMGLATLVVLEIVLGIDNLVFIAILADKLPPHQRDRARVIGLALALLMRLVLLAALAWIMKLTEPLVTLFEHSFSGRDLILLGGGLFLLFKGTMELHERLEGREHHEDGKKVYASFAMVVAQIVVLDAVFSLDSVITAVGMVDNLGVMYAAVTIAMVLMLLASKPLTRFVNKHPTVVVLCLGFLLMIGFSLVAEGLGYKIPKGYLYAAIAFSILVEAFNQWIRFNHERNEQRQPFRQRTADAVLRLLGARQANGHDEEEADERGSTEERLQPAEHEMIRSVLGLADRPVSSVMTVRADVQWIDMARGDDDVVARLVASPHTRMLVGDGDLDSLRGVVQSRDLLADLLQGKPLQLEGNLREPQYVLSSASALQALELIRQHPVPLAVAVDEYGSVEGLVTANDLLAAIAGDLADTQDERYGVVAQGEDCWDADGALTLDDLQRLAGVSLPRSADYMTISGLVLEQLGRLPDIGDTLEVAGIRITVLAMEKRRITRLRVERLPEA, encoded by the coding sequence ATGGAATGGTTGGCTGACCCCTCGATATGGATGGGCCTTGCAACCCTGGTCGTGCTGGAGATCGTTCTCGGCATCGACAACCTGGTGTTCATCGCGATCCTGGCCGACAAGCTGCCGCCGCACCAACGCGACCGCGCGCGGGTGATCGGCCTGGCGCTGGCGCTGCTGATGCGGCTGGTGCTGCTGGCCGCGCTGGCCTGGATCATGAAACTGACCGAACCGCTGGTCACCCTGTTCGAGCACAGCTTCTCCGGGCGTGATCTGATCCTGCTGGGCGGCGGCCTGTTCCTGCTGTTCAAGGGCACGATGGAACTGCACGAGCGGCTGGAAGGCCGCGAGCATCACGAAGATGGCAAGAAGGTCTACGCCAGCTTCGCGATGGTGGTGGCGCAGATCGTGGTGCTCGATGCCGTGTTCTCGCTGGACTCGGTGATCACCGCCGTCGGCATGGTCGACAACCTCGGCGTGATGTATGCGGCAGTGACCATCGCGATGGTGCTGATGCTGTTGGCCAGCAAACCGCTGACCCGCTTCGTCAACAAGCACCCGACCGTGGTGGTGCTGTGCCTGGGCTTCCTGCTGATGATCGGTTTCAGCCTGGTGGCCGAGGGCCTGGGCTACAAGATTCCGAAGGGGTACCTGTACGCGGCCATCGCGTTCTCGATCCTGGTGGAAGCGTTCAACCAGTGGATACGTTTCAACCACGAGCGCAACGAGCAGCGCCAGCCGTTCCGCCAGCGTACCGCCGATGCAGTGCTGCGCCTGCTGGGCGCGCGCCAGGCCAATGGCCACGATGAAGAAGAAGCCGATGAACGTGGCAGTACCGAAGAACGCCTGCAGCCGGCCGAGCACGAGATGATACGCAGCGTGCTGGGCCTGGCTGACCGCCCGGTGTCCAGCGTGATGACCGTGCGTGCCGACGTGCAGTGGATCGACATGGCGCGCGGTGACGACGACGTGGTCGCCCGCCTGGTGGCGTCGCCGCATACGCGGATGCTGGTGGGCGACGGTGACCTGGACAGCCTGCGTGGCGTGGTGCAGAGCCGCGACCTGCTGGCCGACCTGCTGCAGGGCAAGCCACTGCAACTGGAAGGCAACCTGCGCGAGCCGCAGTACGTGCTGTCCAGCGCCAGTGCGTTGCAGGCCCTGGAGCTGATCCGCCAGCATCCGGTGCCGCTGGCGGTGGCGGTGGACGAGTACGGCAGCGTGGAAGGCCTGGTGACCGCCAACGACCTGCTGGCGGCCATCGCCGGTGATCTGGCCGATACCCAGGACGAGCGCTATGGCGTGGTCGCGCAGGGCGAGGACTGCTGGGACGCCGACGGCGCGCTGACCCTGGACGACCTGCAGCGGCTGGCCGGCGTGTCGCTGCCGCGCAGCGCGGACTACATGACCATCTCCGGGCTGGTGCTGGAACAGCTGGGGCGCCTGCCCGACATCGGCGACACGCTGGAGGTGGCCGGTATCCGCATCACCGTGCTGGCAATGGAGAAGCGCCGCATCACGCGGTTGCGGGTGGAGCGCTTGCCGGAGGCGTGA
- a CDS encoding metallophosphoesterase: MVVVLSTIGFLMGLYVAWRLFWPLRLPVWLKVVLSVLLVGIAVQLRIVASFWGTMASPEIPKMAIATLATGSTAVLLLALALLVLDAGLLAARLLRAPRALSALRSRALRPSVAVLALLLSGFGVSQGMAVPQPRQIEVAIAGLPQAFDGYRVLQLTDIHASRLLTGDWVRQVVAASNALQPDLVVITGDLIDGSVQARRNDYTPLADLRAPDGVIVITGNHEYYAQYSEWMQAFRALHMQVLENSHTQVLRGDAALTIAGVTDPVASRYGLPLPDLDAALAGADLTAPVILLDHRPRNAREAAARGVKLQLSGHTHGGQIIGMDELVKRANGGFVSGRYAVDGMTLYVSNGAGLWAGFPARIGVPSEITLITLRRAP, translated from the coding sequence ATTGTCGTAGTGCTGAGTACGATTGGTTTTCTGATGGGCCTGTATGTGGCCTGGCGCCTGTTCTGGCCACTGCGCCTGCCTGTCTGGTTGAAGGTGGTGCTGTCCGTGCTGCTGGTGGGCATTGCCGTGCAGCTGCGCATCGTCGCCAGCTTCTGGGGCACGATGGCCTCGCCGGAAATTCCGAAGATGGCCATCGCCACGCTGGCCACCGGCTCCACCGCGGTGCTGCTGCTGGCCCTGGCGCTGCTGGTGCTGGACGCCGGACTGTTGGCTGCCCGCCTGTTGCGCGCACCGCGTGCCCTGTCTGCACTGCGCAGCAGGGCGCTACGCCCGTCCGTTGCGGTGCTGGCACTGCTGCTCAGCGGCTTCGGTGTCAGCCAGGGCATGGCCGTACCCCAGCCGCGGCAGATCGAGGTGGCCATCGCCGGCCTGCCGCAGGCCTTCGATGGCTACCGCGTGCTGCAGCTCACCGACATCCATGCCAGCCGCCTGCTCACCGGCGACTGGGTGCGCCAGGTCGTAGCAGCAAGCAATGCGCTGCAACCGGACCTGGTGGTGATCACCGGTGACCTCATTGACGGCAGCGTGCAGGCGCGCCGCAACGATTACACCCCACTGGCTGACCTGCGTGCGCCGGACGGGGTGATCGTCATCACCGGCAACCACGAGTACTACGCGCAGTACAGCGAATGGATGCAGGCGTTCCGCGCGCTGCACATGCAGGTGCTGGAAAACAGCCACACCCAGGTGCTTCGTGGTGATGCAGCGCTGACCATCGCCGGGGTGACCGACCCGGTGGCCTCGCGCTATGGCCTGCCACTGCCCGACCTGGACGCCGCACTGGCCGGTGCCGACCTGACCGCACCGGTGATCCTGCTTGACCATCGGCCACGCAATGCACGCGAAGCGGCTGCACGCGGGGTGAAGCTGCAGCTTTCCGGGCACACCCATGGCGGCCAGATCATCGGCATGGACGAGCTGGTGAAGCGTGCCAACGGCGGCTTCGTTTCCGGCCGCTATGCGGTGGATGGCATGACGCTCTACGTGAGCAACGGTGCCGGCCTGTGGGCGGGATTCCCGGCGCGCATCGGCGTGCCGTCGGAGATCACGTTGATCACCCTGCGCCGGGCGCCGTAA